In Macaca nemestrina isolate mMacNem1 chromosome 11, mMacNem.hap1, whole genome shotgun sequence, a single window of DNA contains:
- the AAM gene encoding angio-associated migratory cell protein isoform X2, with protein MESESESGAAADTPPLETLSFHGDEEIIEVVELDPGPPDPADDLAQEMEDVDFEEEEEEEGNEEGWVLEPQEGVVGSMEGPDDSEVTFALHSASVFCVSLDPKTNTLAVTGGEDDKAFVWRLSDGELLFECAGHKDSVTCAGFSHDSTLVATGDMSGLLKVWQVDTKEEVWSFEAGDLEWMEWHPRAPVLLAGTADGNTWMWKVPNGDCKTFQGPNCPATCGRVLPDGKRAVVGYEDGTIRIWDLKQGSPIHVLKGTEGHQGPLTCVATNQDGSLILTGSVDCQAKLVSATTGKVVGVFRPETVASQPSLGEGEESESNSVESLGFCSVMPLAAVGYLDGTLAIYDLATQTLRHQCQHQSGIVQLLWEAGTAVVYTCSLDGIVRLWDARTGRLLTDYRGHTAEILDFALSKDASLVVTTSGDHKAKVFCVQRPDR; from the exons ATGGAGTCCGAATCGGAAAGCGGGGCTGCTGCTGACACCCCCCCACTGGAGACCCTAAGCTTCCATGGTGATGAAGAGATTATCGAGGTGGTAGAACTTGATCCTGGTCCGCCGGACCCAG CAGATGACCTCGCCCAGGAGATGGAAGATGTGGActttgaggaagaggaggaggaagagggcaaCGAAGAGGGCTGGGTTCTAGAACCCCAGGAAGGGGTGGTCGGCAGCATGGAGGGCCCCGACGATAGTGAGGTCACCTTTGCATTGCACTCAG CGTCTGTGTTTTGTGTGAGCCTGGACCCCAAGACCAACACCTTGGCAGTGACCGGGGGTGAAGATGACAAAGCCTTCGTATGGCGGCTCAGCGATGGGGAGCTGCTCTTTGAGTGTGCAG GCCATAAAGACTCTGTGACTTGTGCTGGTTTCAGCCATGACTCCACTCTAGTGGCCACAGGGGACATGAGTGGCCTCTTGAAAGTGTGGCAGGTGGACACCAAGGAGGAGGTCTGGTCCTTTGAAGCGGGAGACCTGGAG TGGATGGAGTGGCATCCTCGGGCACCTGTCCTGTTGGCGGGCACAGCTGACGGCAACACCTGGATGTGGAAAGTCCCGAATGGTGACTGCAAGACCTTCCAGGGTCCCAACTGCCCAGCCACCTGTGGCCGAGTCCTCCCTGATG GGAAGAGAGCTGTGGTAGGCTACGAAGATGGCACCATCAGGATTTGGGACCTGAAGCAGGGAAGCCCCATCCATGTACTGAAAG GGACTGAGGGTCACCAGGGCCCACTCACCTGTGTTGCCACCAACCAGGATGGCAGCTTGATCCTAACTGGCTCTGTGGACTGCCAGGCCAAGCTGGTCAGTGCCACCACTGGCAAG GTGGTGGGTGTTTTTAGACCTGAGACTGTGGCCTCCCAGCCCAGCCttggagaaggggaggagagtgAGTCCAACTCGGTGGAGTCCTTGGGCTTCTGCAGTGT GATGCCCCTGGCAGCGGTTGGCTACCTGGATGGGACGTTGGCCATCTATGACCTGGCTACGCAGACTCTTAGGCATCAGTGTCAGCACCAG TCGGGCATcgtgcagctgctgtgggaggcAGGCACTGCTGTGGTTTATACCTGCAGCCTGGATGGCATTGTGCGCCTCTGGGACGCCCGGACCGGCCGCCTGCTTACTGACTACCGGGGCCACACGGCTGAGATCCTGGACTTTGCCCTCAGCAA AGATGCCTCCCTGGTGGTGACCACATCAGGAGACCACAAAGCGAAAGTATTTTGTGTCCAGAGGCCTGACCGTTAA
- the LOC105481207 gene encoding G-protein coupled bile acid receptor 1 isoform X2, with product MMPNSTGEVPSPIPKGVLGLSLALASLIVTANLLLALGIAWDRHLRSPPAGCFFLSLLLAGLLTGLALPTLPGLWNQSRWGYWSCLLLYLAPNFSFLSLLANLLLVHGERYIAVLRPLQPPGSTRLALLLTWAGPLLFASLPALGWNHWTPGANCSSQAIFPAPYLYLEVYGLLLPAVGAAALLSVRVLVTAHRQLQDIRRLERAVCRDEPSALAQALTWRQARAQAGAMLLFGLCWGPYVATLLLSVLAYEQRPPLGPGTLLSLISLGSASAAAVPVAMGLGDRRYTAPWRAAAQRCLQGLRGRASRDSPGPSTAYHPSSQSSVDLDLN from the coding sequence ATGATGCCCAACAGCACTGGCGAGGTGCCCAGCCCCATTCCCAAGGGGGTTCTGGGGCTCTCCCTGGCCCTGGCAAGCCTCATCGTCACAGCGAACCTGCTGCTAGCCCTGGGCATTGCCTGGGACCGCCACCTGCGCAGCCCGCCTGCTGGCTGCTTCTTCCTGAGCCTGCTGCTGGCTGGGCTGCTCACGGGTCTGGCATTGCCCACGTTGCCAGGGCTGTGGAACCAGAGTCGCTGGGGTTACTGGTCCTGCCTCCTCCTCTACTTGGCTCCcaacttctccttcctctccctgctcGCCAACCTCCTGCTGGTGCATGGGGAACGCTACATAGCAGTCCTGAGGCCACTCCAGCCCCCTGGGAGCACTCGGCTGGCCCTGCTCCTCACCTGGGCTGGCCCCCTGCTCTTTGCCAGTCTGCCCGCTCTGGGGTGGAACCATTGGACCCCTGGTGCCAACTGCAGCTCCCAGGCTATCTTCCCAGCCCCCTACCTCTACCTCGAAGTCTATGGGCTTCTGCTGCCCGCTGTGGGTGCTGCTGCCCTCCTCTCTGTCCGCGTGCTGGTCACTGCCCACCGCCAGCTGCAGGACATCCGCCGGTTGGAGCGGGCAGTGTGCCGCGATGAGCCCTCGGCCCTGGCCCAGGCCCTTACCTGGAGGCAGGCAAGGGCGCAGGCTGGAGCCATGCTGCTCTTCGGGCTGTGCTGGGGACCCTACGTGGCCACACTGCTCCTCTCAGTCCTGGCCTATGAGCAGCGCCCACCCCTGGGGCCTGGGACTCTGTTGTCCCTCATCTCCCTGGGAAGTGCCAGTGCAGCGGCAGTGCCCGTGGCCATGGGGCTGGGCGATCGGCGCTACACAGCCCCCTGGAGGGCAGCCGCCCAAAGATGCCTGCAGGGTCTGCGGGGAAGAGCCTCCCGGGACAGTCCCGGCCCCAGCACTGCCTACCACCCAAGCAGCCAAAGCAGCGTCGACCTGGACTTGAACTAA
- the AAM gene encoding angio-associated migratory cell protein isoform X1 — translation MESESESGAAADTPPLETLSFHGDEEIIEVVELDPGPPDPDDLAQEMEDVDFEEEEEEEGNEEGWVLEPQEGVVGSMEGPDDSEVTFALHSASVFCVSLDPKTNTLAVTGGEDDKAFVWRLSDGELLFECAGHKDSVTCAGFSHDSTLVATGDMSGLLKVWQVDTKEEVWSFEAGDLEWMEWHPRAPVLLAGTADGNTWMWKVPNGDCKTFQGPNCPATCGRVLPDGKRAVVGYEDGTIRIWDLKQGSPIHVLKGTEGHQGPLTCVATNQDGSLILTGSVDCQAKLVSATTGKVVGVFRPETVASQPSLGEGEESESNSVESLGFCSVMPLAAVGYLDGTLAIYDLATQTLRHQCQHQSGIVQLLWEAGTAVVYTCSLDGIVRLWDARTGRLLTDYRGHTAEILDFALSKDASLVVTTSGDHKAKVFCVQRPDR, via the exons ATGGAGTCCGAATCGGAAAGCGGGGCTGCTGCTGACACCCCCCCACTGGAGACCCTAAGCTTCCATGGTGATGAAGAGATTATCGAGGTGGTAGAACTTGATCCTGGTCCGCCGGACCCAG ATGACCTCGCCCAGGAGATGGAAGATGTGGActttgaggaagaggaggaggaagagggcaaCGAAGAGGGCTGGGTTCTAGAACCCCAGGAAGGGGTGGTCGGCAGCATGGAGGGCCCCGACGATAGTGAGGTCACCTTTGCATTGCACTCAG CGTCTGTGTTTTGTGTGAGCCTGGACCCCAAGACCAACACCTTGGCAGTGACCGGGGGTGAAGATGACAAAGCCTTCGTATGGCGGCTCAGCGATGGGGAGCTGCTCTTTGAGTGTGCAG GCCATAAAGACTCTGTGACTTGTGCTGGTTTCAGCCATGACTCCACTCTAGTGGCCACAGGGGACATGAGTGGCCTCTTGAAAGTGTGGCAGGTGGACACCAAGGAGGAGGTCTGGTCCTTTGAAGCGGGAGACCTGGAG TGGATGGAGTGGCATCCTCGGGCACCTGTCCTGTTGGCGGGCACAGCTGACGGCAACACCTGGATGTGGAAAGTCCCGAATGGTGACTGCAAGACCTTCCAGGGTCCCAACTGCCCAGCCACCTGTGGCCGAGTCCTCCCTGATG GGAAGAGAGCTGTGGTAGGCTACGAAGATGGCACCATCAGGATTTGGGACCTGAAGCAGGGAAGCCCCATCCATGTACTGAAAG GGACTGAGGGTCACCAGGGCCCACTCACCTGTGTTGCCACCAACCAGGATGGCAGCTTGATCCTAACTGGCTCTGTGGACTGCCAGGCCAAGCTGGTCAGTGCCACCACTGGCAAG GTGGTGGGTGTTTTTAGACCTGAGACTGTGGCCTCCCAGCCCAGCCttggagaaggggaggagagtgAGTCCAACTCGGTGGAGTCCTTGGGCTTCTGCAGTGT GATGCCCCTGGCAGCGGTTGGCTACCTGGATGGGACGTTGGCCATCTATGACCTGGCTACGCAGACTCTTAGGCATCAGTGTCAGCACCAG TCGGGCATcgtgcagctgctgtgggaggcAGGCACTGCTGTGGTTTATACCTGCAGCCTGGATGGCATTGTGCGCCTCTGGGACGCCCGGACCGGCCGCCTGCTTACTGACTACCGGGGCCACACGGCTGAGATCCTGGACTTTGCCCTCAGCAA AGATGCCTCCCTGGTGGTGACCACATCAGGAGACCACAAAGCGAAAGTATTTTGTGTCCAGAGGCCTGACCGTTAA
- the LOC105481207 gene encoding G-protein coupled bile acid receptor 1 isoform X1, whose product MGWGSEDPQAPNTHHCHHHTRKCGGSLVYCQLTGQSRGLNVNASAEAGSQEGQDTRHGPNPCRAGCSNSLTLRKAQAGQAIPALNSHACRLPLQDSPVLRTEMMPNSTGEVPSPIPKGVLGLSLALASLIVTANLLLALGIAWDRHLRSPPAGCFFLSLLLAGLLTGLALPTLPGLWNQSRWGYWSCLLLYLAPNFSFLSLLANLLLVHGERYIAVLRPLQPPGSTRLALLLTWAGPLLFASLPALGWNHWTPGANCSSQAIFPAPYLYLEVYGLLLPAVGAAALLSVRVLVTAHRQLQDIRRLERAVCRDEPSALAQALTWRQARAQAGAMLLFGLCWGPYVATLLLSVLAYEQRPPLGPGTLLSLISLGSASAAAVPVAMGLGDRRYTAPWRAAAQRCLQGLRGRASRDSPGPSTAYHPSSQSSVDLDLN is encoded by the exons ATGGGATGGGGAAGTGAAGATCCTCAGGCCCCAAAcacccaccactgccaccatcacaCACGGAAGTGTGGAGGGAGCCTGGTGTACTGTCAACTGACCGGCCAGTCCAGGGGCTTAAATGTAAATGCATCAGCTGAGGCGGGAAGTCAGGAGGG CCAGGACACCAGACATGGTCCAAACCCCTGCAGGGCTGGCTGCAGCAACTCCCTGACACTCAGGAAGGCCCAGGCTGGGCAGGCAATACCTGCTCTCAACAGCCAT GCATGCCGGCTGCCACTCCAGGACTCCCCCGTCCTCAGGACCGAGATGATGCCCAACAGCACTGGCGAGGTGCCCAGCCCCATTCCCAAGGGGGTTCTGGGGCTCTCCCTGGCCCTGGCAAGCCTCATCGTCACAGCGAACCTGCTGCTAGCCCTGGGCATTGCCTGGGACCGCCACCTGCGCAGCCCGCCTGCTGGCTGCTTCTTCCTGAGCCTGCTGCTGGCTGGGCTGCTCACGGGTCTGGCATTGCCCACGTTGCCAGGGCTGTGGAACCAGAGTCGCTGGGGTTACTGGTCCTGCCTCCTCCTCTACTTGGCTCCcaacttctccttcctctccctgctcGCCAACCTCCTGCTGGTGCATGGGGAACGCTACATAGCAGTCCTGAGGCCACTCCAGCCCCCTGGGAGCACTCGGCTGGCCCTGCTCCTCACCTGGGCTGGCCCCCTGCTCTTTGCCAGTCTGCCCGCTCTGGGGTGGAACCATTGGACCCCTGGTGCCAACTGCAGCTCCCAGGCTATCTTCCCAGCCCCCTACCTCTACCTCGAAGTCTATGGGCTTCTGCTGCCCGCTGTGGGTGCTGCTGCCCTCCTCTCTGTCCGCGTGCTGGTCACTGCCCACCGCCAGCTGCAGGACATCCGCCGGTTGGAGCGGGCAGTGTGCCGCGATGAGCCCTCGGCCCTGGCCCAGGCCCTTACCTGGAGGCAGGCAAGGGCGCAGGCTGGAGCCATGCTGCTCTTCGGGCTGTGCTGGGGACCCTACGTGGCCACACTGCTCCTCTCAGTCCTGGCCTATGAGCAGCGCCCACCCCTGGGGCCTGGGACTCTGTTGTCCCTCATCTCCCTGGGAAGTGCCAGTGCAGCGGCAGTGCCCGTGGCCATGGGGCTGGGCGATCGGCGCTACACAGCCCCCTGGAGGGCAGCCGCCCAAAGATGCCTGCAGGGTCTGCGGGGAAGAGCCTCCCGGGACAGTCCCGGCCCCAGCACTGCCTACCACCCAAGCAGCCAAAGCAGCGTCGACCTGGACTTGAACTAA
- the LOC105481209 gene encoding probable hydrolase PNKD isoform X5: MAAVVAATALKGRGARNARVLRGILAGATANKASHNRTRALQSHSSPEGKEEPEPLSPELEYIPRKRGKNPMKAVGLAWAIGFPCGILLFILTKREVDKDRVKQMKARQNMRLSNTGEYESQRFRASSQRAPSPDVGSGAQT; the protein is encoded by the exons ATGGCGGCGGTGGTAGCTGCTACGGCGCTGAAGGGCCGGGGGGCGAGAAATGCCCGCGTCCTCCGGG GCATTCTCGCAGGAGCCACAGCTAACAAGGCTTCCCATAACAGGACCCGGGCACTGCAAAGCCATAGCTCTCCAGAGGGCAAGGAGGAACCTGAACCCCTATCCCCGGAGCTGGAATACATTCCCAGAAAGAGGGGCAAGAACCCCATGAAAGCTGTGGGACTGGCCTG GGCCATCGGCTTCCCTTGTGGTATCCTCCTCTTCATCCTCACCAAGCGGGAAGTGGACAAGGACCGTGTGAAGCAGATGAAGGCTCGGCAGAACATGCGGTTGTCCAACACGGGCGAGTATGAGAGCCAGAGGTTCAGGGCCTCCTCCCAGCGTGCCCCATCCCCTGATGTTGGGTCTGGGGCGCAGACCTGA